Proteins co-encoded in one Haladaptatus sp. ZSTT2 genomic window:
- a CDS encoding cation diffusion facilitator family transporter, with protein MAGSKSVVYAALFANGAIAVLKFFGFLLTGSPAMLSETYHSISDTGNQIFLLIGIRYGAKEANRDHPFGYGKAQFFYSFLVSVLLFGIAGWESAKHGYEAIMHPHVPATGSATLLGVTIPSVWVNYSVLIGAIAFESYAFKKAYAVMKLQIDEHEWAGFREAFKKTSDVTTLTALTEDTIALGGAGIALAGIYLTRVTGNPFYDSVAALLIGLMLMGFAVALAWENKRLLLGESLPATEEQDLRDIVRNWEGVERIEDFRTVYFGPERLILVADIAFANGFDTEEIDDIITEMEAALKKEEPDVTKVYIEPEVLN; from the coding sequence ATGGCTGGAAGCAAATCCGTCGTCTACGCCGCCCTCTTCGCGAACGGAGCCATCGCGGTGCTCAAATTCTTCGGCTTCCTGCTGACCGGAAGCCCCGCGATGCTCTCTGAGACTTACCACTCCATCTCCGACACCGGCAACCAAATCTTCCTCCTCATCGGGATTCGATACGGTGCGAAAGAGGCGAACCGTGACCATCCCTTTGGCTACGGGAAAGCCCAGTTTTTCTACTCGTTTCTCGTGAGCGTCTTGCTGTTCGGGATTGCAGGCTGGGAGAGCGCGAAACACGGCTACGAAGCAATCATGCACCCCCACGTCCCCGCCACCGGGTCTGCGACCCTTCTCGGGGTGACGATTCCGTCGGTGTGGGTGAACTACAGCGTCCTCATCGGCGCAATCGCCTTCGAGAGCTACGCCTTCAAGAAGGCCTATGCGGTGATGAAACTGCAAATCGACGAACACGAATGGGCTGGCTTCCGCGAGGCGTTCAAGAAGACGAGCGACGTGACGACGCTCACCGCGCTCACCGAGGACACGATTGCGCTCGGCGGAGCGGGCATCGCCCTCGCAGGCATCTACCTGACGCGCGTGACCGGCAATCCGTTCTACGACTCTGTTGCGGCCCTGCTCATCGGGCTGATGCTCATGGGCTTCGCCGTCGCGCTGGCGTGGGAGAACAAACGCCTGTTGCTCGGTGAGAGTCTCCCTGCCACAGAGGAACAAGACCTGCGGGACATCGTGCGCAACTGGGAGGGCGTCGAGCGAATCGAGGACTTTCGCACGGTTTACTTCGGCCCGGAGCGCCTGATTCTGGTCGCGGACATCGCCTTCGCAAACGGCTTCGACACCGAGGAGATCGACGACATCATCACCGAGATGGAAGCCGCGCTCAAGAAAGAAGAGCCGGACGTGACGAAGGTGTACATCGAACCGGAAGTGCTCAACTGA
- a CDS encoding metallophosphoesterase: MITVVSDTHGNTGHRLSGRVFDAVSEADLVLHAGDFYTEAALSAFEQEATRLEAVYGNTDVHAVRSRLPAERVIEFDGLRIALTHGHEHTDTSLTMFGRQANAHLVVFGHSHEPGFEQRGDIGFLNPGSHADPRWHRPGYAELEVVGDHAEGRLIEPAGTAFDTFRIELEG, translated from the coding sequence ATGATTACCGTCGTCTCAGACACTCACGGCAACACCGGCCACCGTCTTTCGGGACGCGTGTTCGATGCCGTCTCCGAGGCCGACCTCGTGTTGCACGCAGGCGATTTCTACACCGAAGCCGCCCTTTCCGCGTTCGAACAGGAAGCGACCCGACTGGAGGCGGTGTACGGCAACACCGACGTCCACGCGGTTCGCTCGCGGCTCCCCGCAGAGCGCGTCATCGAGTTTGACGGCCTCAGAATCGCGCTCACTCACGGCCACGAACACACCGACACGTCGCTCACCATGTTCGGGCGGCAGGCGAACGCCCACCTCGTCGTGTTCGGTCACTCACACGAACCCGGCTTCGAGCAGCGCGGCGACATTGGCTTTCTGAATCCGGGGAGCCACGCAGACCCGCGCTGGCATCGCCCGGGCTACGCGGAACTCGAGGTCGTTGGAGACCACGCCGAAGGCCGCCTCATCGAACCAGCCGGGACGGCCTTCGACACGTTTAGAATAGAATTGGAGGGCTGA
- a CDS encoding ArsR/SmtB family transcription factor produces MPLLPSSPSADGDDATPRVIGVDSDDADALLGALSSETARRVLTALHDEPAPPSALADRIGTSLQNVQYHLKRLESAGAISVVDTIYSEKGREMNVYAPADKPLVIFAGREQETGGLKSVITRLFSGVAVLAGASLVVHAWASRRGVPGGSITTPTQITAATTKTTQQSGGGFSIAEATTQTVTETATQTASATAELTTAATSDAGLPPGALFFAGGAIVLLAWAVVAYTDR; encoded by the coding sequence ATGCCGTTGTTGCCCTCCTCTCCCAGTGCCGACGGGGACGATGCCACCCCGCGCGTCATCGGCGTCGATAGCGATGACGCAGACGCCCTTCTCGGCGCGTTGTCCTCGGAAACCGCCCGGCGGGTGTTGACCGCGCTCCACGACGAGCCAGCTCCGCCCTCGGCGCTCGCAGACCGCATCGGAACCTCGCTCCAGAACGTCCAGTACCACTTAAAGCGCCTCGAATCGGCGGGGGCGATTTCGGTGGTTGACACCATCTACTCGGAGAAGGGCCGCGAGATGAACGTCTACGCACCCGCCGACAAACCGCTCGTCATCTTCGCGGGCCGCGAGCAGGAAACGGGTGGCCTCAAGAGCGTCATCACGCGACTGTTCTCGGGGGTTGCCGTTCTCGCCGGCGCGAGTCTGGTGGTGCACGCATGGGCGAGTCGGCGCGGCGTGCCGGGTGGAAGTATAACGACACCAACGCAGATAACGGCCGCGACGACCAAGACGACGCAGCAAAGTGGCGGTGGGTTCAGCATCGCAGAGGCGACCACACAGACGGTAACGGAGACGGCAACACAGACCGCGAGCGCCACCGCCGAGCTGACGACCGCGGCCACGAGTGACGCGGGGCTGCCGCCGGGTGCGCTGTTTTTCGCCGGCGGTGCCATCGTCTTGCTGGCGTGGGCTGTGGTAGCCTATACGGATAGGTGA
- a CDS encoding DUF7859 family protein, with protein MIFGMDTNTLVLVGLVVVFLSFILAVYLFMRRTLLAFREGMDGGRR; from the coding sequence ATGATATTTGGCATGGACACCAACACGCTCGTCCTCGTCGGGCTTGTCGTGGTGTTCCTCTCGTTCATCCTTGCGGTCTATCTGTTCATGCGCCGGACGCTCCTCGCCTTCCGCGAGGGGATGGACGGCGGGCGTCGTTAG
- a CDS encoding threonine aldolase family protein: protein MLDLRSDTVTLPDDDMREAAAEADVGDDVYSEDPTVNELEARAAEIIGKDDALFVPSGTMGNQIAAKVHTSPGYEVLVERESHIYKWELGGLAQHSQLQVRTIDGGDRGVLTPEAIRENAIEESDHEAGTGLVCVENTHNAKGGVVVSPEEMDAAANAAHDIGVPLHVDGARIFNAAAAADVPASRLVKEADSVMFCLSKGLGAPVGSMLAGSEEFIDAAHQVRKLMGGGMRQAGMVAAPGLLALENRSRLAADHENAKRLAAGLRDHGLTVKEPETNIVLVETGEQSTDEFLSACEEQGVLGVPFADGVVRFCTHWNVSTEDVETVIDAVGQTR from the coding sequence ATGCTCGATTTGCGAAGCGACACCGTGACCCTACCCGACGACGACATGCGCGAAGCCGCCGCCGAAGCCGACGTCGGTGACGACGTGTACAGCGAAGACCCGACGGTCAACGAACTCGAAGCCCGCGCCGCGGAGATTATCGGCAAAGACGACGCGCTGTTCGTCCCCTCGGGGACGATGGGCAACCAGATTGCCGCGAAGGTGCACACGAGTCCCGGCTACGAGGTGCTCGTCGAACGCGAGAGCCACATCTACAAGTGGGAACTTGGCGGCCTCGCCCAGCATTCTCAGTTGCAGGTGCGCACGATAGACGGCGGCGACCGCGGCGTCCTCACGCCGGAAGCCATCCGCGAGAACGCCATAGAGGAGAGCGACCACGAAGCCGGAACCGGCCTCGTGTGCGTCGAGAATACGCACAACGCGAAAGGTGGCGTCGTCGTCTCACCCGAGGAGATGGACGCCGCAGCGAACGCAGCCCACGACATCGGCGTCCCGCTTCACGTCGATGGTGCGCGCATCTTCAACGCCGCAGCCGCGGCAGATGTGCCCGCAAGCCGCCTCGTGAAAGAGGCAGATTCGGTGATGTTCTGTCTCTCGAAGGGCCTCGGCGCGCCCGTCGGCTCGATGCTCGCGGGCAGTGAGGAGTTCATCGACGCCGCCCACCAGGTTCGCAAGCTCATGGGTGGCGGGATGCGACAGGCGGGGATGGTCGCCGCACCCGGCTTGCTCGCGCTCGAAAACCGGTCACGGCTCGCAGCCGACCACGAGAACGCCAAACGGCTTGCCGCCGGACTCAGAGACCACGGCCTCACCGTCAAAGAACCAGAGACGAACATCGTGCTCGTCGAGACGGGCGAGCAGTCAACCGACGAGTTCCTCTCTGCGTGCGAAGAACAGGGCGTGCTTGGCGTGCCGTTTGCCGACGGCGTGGTTCGCTTTTGCACCCACTGGAACGTCTCAACAGAGGACGTAGAAACCGTCATCGACGCCGTCGGGCAGACGCGCTAA
- a CDS encoding DUF3267 domain-containing protein has product MGSLETPPVATFAVSRQLALEWTGLSLAGFVVSLFALGGLYAGVTGKTVGGIVIESGNTGSVVTTLVVGLVLIIGVIVVHELIHGVAMSHYGGNPRYGTGVAYFVLPYAYATADTEFTRNQFIVIALAPLVIITAVGVPIMLIFDLPLLLLALAINIAGAVGDLWMVSVLSRFPADVDVVDTMTGLAVYGSVEAPPLQGIGGVLRRTLIGFGVTIGVFLIVSMLAPIFLSLAGVTEFSLGPPETIWSIFQWESSPEGFSSSLGGGIVGVSGLVGLAYGVLGTRRAR; this is encoded by the coding sequence ATGGGTTCGCTTGAAACGCCTCCAGTCGCGACGTTCGCCGTCTCACGACAGCTTGCCCTCGAATGGACCGGCCTCAGCCTCGCCGGATTCGTCGTGTCGCTGTTCGCCCTCGGCGGCCTCTACGCCGGCGTCACTGGCAAAACGGTGGGTGGCATCGTCATCGAATCGGGCAACACGGGCAGTGTCGTCACCACGCTCGTCGTCGGACTCGTCCTCATCATCGGCGTCATCGTCGTCCACGAACTCATCCACGGGGTGGCCATGTCCCACTACGGCGGTAACCCACGCTACGGCACGGGTGTGGCATACTTCGTGCTCCCGTACGCCTACGCCACCGCTGACACCGAGTTTACGCGCAACCAGTTCATCGTCATCGCCCTCGCGCCGCTGGTCATCATCACCGCAGTGGGGGTTCCGATAATGCTCATTTTCGACCTCCCGCTGCTCCTGTTGGCGCTCGCCATCAACATCGCGGGCGCGGTTGGCGACCTCTGGATGGTGAGCGTCCTCAGTCGCTTCCCCGCCGACGTGGACGTGGTCGATACCATGACCGGCCTCGCCGTCTACGGCAGCGTCGAAGCCCCGCCACTCCAGGGCATCGGCGGCGTGCTCCGACGGACGCTCATCGGCTTTGGCGTGACCATCGGCGTGTTCCTCATCGTGTCGATGCTCGCCCCGATTTTTCTCAGTCTCGCCGGCGTTACCGAGTTCTCGCTTGGCCCACCCGAAACGATTTGGAGCATTTTCCAGTGGGAAAGTAGCCCCGAGGGTTTTTCCTCCTCGCTCGGCGGCGGCATCGTCGGCGTGAGCGGGCTGGTTGGACTTGCCTACGGCGTGCTCGGGACGAGACGTGCGCGCTGA
- a CDS encoding aminopeptidase, producing the protein MDPRIREQAQVLVEHSTRVEKGDNVVIVAPSVAADLVVALHELIGDKGAHPFYMASDSRAARAYLRASDPEDFETPSHIMALFEEMDVYISIRTEVNATETSDVAPEVLAAHSRAMSPTLEERLSKRWVATQFPGTGSAQLAEMSLEGYENFVWDAINKDWDAQRAHQQQMVEILNPASEIRIVSGDSTDLTMSLENMITINDSGMHNMPGGEVFTAPVPDSVEGEVLFDLPLYHQGREVTGAWLKFEDGVVVEHAAEKNEAVLTNILNTDDGARRLGELGIGMNRDIDQFTYNMLFDEKMGDTVHMAVGRAYDECVGEGAEQNQSATHVDMIVDMAEDSFIEVDGEVVQRNGTFIFEDGFEA; encoded by the coding sequence ATGGACCCGCGTATCCGCGAACAGGCACAGGTTCTCGTCGAACACTCGACGCGCGTAGAGAAGGGTGACAACGTCGTCATCGTCGCCCCGTCGGTCGCCGCAGACCTCGTCGTGGCGCTCCACGAACTCATCGGTGATAAGGGTGCACACCCGTTCTACATGGCGAGCGATTCGCGCGCCGCCCGCGCCTATCTCCGGGCCTCCGACCCCGAGGATTTCGAGACGCCGAGCCACATCATGGCGCTGTTCGAGGAGATGGACGTGTACATCTCGATTCGCACCGAGGTGAACGCCACCGAGACGAGCGACGTGGCTCCAGAAGTGCTCGCCGCCCACTCTCGGGCCATGTCGCCCACGCTCGAAGAACGTCTCTCGAAGCGCTGGGTCGCCACGCAGTTCCCCGGCACTGGCAGCGCCCAACTCGCGGAGATGAGCCTCGAAGGCTACGAGAACTTCGTCTGGGACGCCATCAACAAAGACTGGGACGCCCAGCGCGCCCACCAACAACAGATGGTCGAAATTCTGAATCCAGCCTCCGAGATTCGCATCGTGAGTGGCGACTCGACGGACCTCACGATGAGCCTCGAAAACATGATTACCATCAACGACTCGGGGATGCACAACATGCCCGGCGGCGAGGTGTTCACCGCGCCCGTCCCCGATTCCGTCGAGGGTGAGGTTCTGTTTGATCTCCCGCTCTACCACCAGGGCCGCGAGGTCACGGGTGCATGGCTCAAGTTCGAAGACGGCGTCGTTGTCGAGCACGCTGCGGAGAAGAACGAAGCGGTGCTCACGAACATCCTCAACACGGACGATGGGGCACGTCGGCTCGGTGAACTGGGGATTGGGATGAATCGAGATATCGACCAGTTCACCTACAACATGCTGTTTGACGAAAAGATGGGCGACACCGTCCACATGGCCGTCGGCCGCGCCTACGACGAGTGTGTCGGTGAGGGGGCAGAACAGAATCAGAGTGCGACCCACGTCGATATGATTGTGGACATGGCAGAAGACTCGTTCATCGAGGTTGATGGAGAAGTCGTCCAGCGCAACGGCACGTTCATCTTCGAAGACGGCTTCGAAGCATAG